In the genome of Crassostrea angulata isolate pt1a10 chromosome 6, ASM2561291v2, whole genome shotgun sequence, the window TAAGAAACTAACGAATATCttcctttattttatgaaaacaattaatgaataattttgCAATATTCATTTGTAGATGTTTGATATCATAAACCATGTCAACAAAACTAGACATAGTGAGGATTCTGACAATACTAGCTGTCTGCTTGATATCCCTTATTTCAGGTAGGCGttcttaaaagaaatatacCATCCAATCCTTCGTACGATATTTGCAACATGTCCATTCGAAATTTAAAGCCATTGACACCTTAGTAatgatttcatgatttttccttgaaccccccccccccttaaaaatgGCATCGGACGTAAACGTTCGTTGGCCCCTGATTTAAAGCTATGACACGGTTGTCATGACAGTCATTGATCGTCAGCAGGTCATCGGAGCGTTGTCCTGAGTTGTCACTGAAAGGTCACGTGACGTAGTCATTCATCCTCCAATAAACCAAAACAAACTTGAACCCGTATAGTACAATCACCTTTTCCTCATGTTACATGTTTTCAGGTATAGCTGTTAGAAGTGAAATTTCTCCGTTTTCAATGGATACCAGAATGTACAGACCTCTCTCCGGTTTCCCTGGTCAAAGACTGAGGTTAGGAGCGTCGCCATTGTCACCAAGTAAATACTGGAAAATAACATCTGGAAGACAGTATAAGCAGAGTTCTCGTCACTGGAATATGAGCCCATTAAGTCCCATTGTAGGGCCTCGCAGGCGTCCATCAAATCTGCTTACTGTCGGAGATCTAATGCTGAATGATCGCCTTGGAATACATATTTATTGACTgttctattttgttttaataattataattttttggacGTTctctttttgaaataaatagcGTGTAAccttttatgtatttttttttttttaataacaaaaaatgacgaCATTCagtttttgaagtttttttttttataaacactgAACCGTGTTaaagaaagtttttaaacaCTACAGCATGATTAAGTTTGAAACCACTGACACACAAACACTAGTTCTCGTGTTTGACAAACTTTTGTTTCTTACAACAAATTGCATGCAACTGCTGCGCAATTTTGGCTTGTAGATTTAATTAATACACGTGTATCAATGATGGGGACACAGGACGTCCGCTGTTCCATTTTATGTCTTTCAGATGTTAACACGTTAATCTGGTGTAGGAAATGCGTTAGTTTTACTCTCTTTGTGTGTCCTTTAACACGTTAACGTACTAGAAACACGCCGTTTCCCGACGCCAATGGTTGTAAAATAACTTGTTTCCGGCcagttataacaaattttacattCGTAGACACACTTTTTCAAAGCTCGTAGTGTCCATGAGAAGACGAATATTATGCAACTTTAGAGAACAATATTAAATCCAGGATTTTAGGTCTTAATTatcatttgatttgttttcataTTGTCTTCCCattgttgtttaaaataaatttgtattatGACCACTTTTTATCCTTAAATACTGATGGGAAGACAACTTTGTAATaagtttacatattttttagttttgagTTCTTctattgtgttttcttaatcttTCGTACAAATAAAACCGTATTTAAAAATCAACGTAATTAAAACTGTAACGTTCATTTTTTCTAACAAACCACAAAATGCTTGCAATACAACACATTCACCAGAAAATCAGGTACGAAGATAAAAACGTTTATTCTAGATTTTTCGTAAAGTATCACAGACTTTAGTTTGggataaataaacattttaaagttatttccGGTAATTAGTTTAATCCGAATATGACGATGGAGAACTAATTCACGCTTAAAACTCCAGGGTCTGTCTACCTGCTAAAAAAGGAGAAATGAAGACAAACGTTAGTCAACCGTTTATGATTAATCTACTCAAtcttttaaagacatttttattgttaaaaaaaaaagatttgcaaattaacaaaaatacaaaaaaacttctttttttttaacaaattgaaaattattaagAGACCATATTTGGCCATAATAGTTTCAGAGATATTTGCTGTAAAATTATTTCGTGATagctaattattttgtaatgttttcaAAATCTCTTGATAACAAAGTTTTGTACACTAAAGTGtgttcattaaaaatttaaaaaaaacacatccaATACCTGCATCTGTTTTGATTTCTGGTTTCTCCATTGCAGGTGCGGGGGAGGGCATCATCATGCGCTGAGGCATGGGGTAGTTTTGCATCATTGGCATCATGGGTTTGGGCATCATGTTCATCATGTTTCTAGCCATCATGGATCCCTGATTTCCCAGCATGACTGGTACAATCATCATGGGGCTCATTGGTTCCTCTGCACGCCCGACAGGAATCACCAACATGCCCATATTGCCCATACCGTTATTTACATATGGAAATCCCATGGCGCCTGTTGTAATCATCGAAATAAGTTCATTAATTTCGAAGGTACGATAAAACTCAAACCCAATTCTAGATGTAATGAGAATTCGTTTAGG includes:
- the LOC128186682 gene encoding uncharacterized protein LOC128186682; the encoded protein is MSPFMSLVALLSVVVALTFVQGAMGFPYVNNGMGNMGMLVIPVGRAEEPMSPMMIVPVMLGNQGSMMARNMMNMMPKPMMPMMQNYPMPQRMMMPSPAPAMEKPEIKTDAAGRQTLEF